The following proteins are encoded in a genomic region of Synechococcus sp. ROS8604:
- the mnmE gene encoding tRNA uridine-5-carboxymethylaminomethyl(34) synthesis GTPase MnmE — MSGIGPDQALSIAAIATAVAPGQGGIAVIRLSGPSAVRAAAAITVIPGQQLWESHRILYGHVVAAGGVERLDEVLVLVMLAPRSFTGEDVVEIHCHGGVIAVQQVLARVLEQPGVRRALPGEFSQRAVLNGRLDLTRAEAIGDLVGARSQRAAQLAMAGLDGGIQKKMVVLRERLLDQLSELEARVDFEEDLPPLDGEALLQELQAVRMELNTLVADGERGSVVRHGLRVALVGRPNVGKSSMLNLLSRRERAIVTDWPGTTRDLLESEIVMDGVPITLLDTAGIRATHDAVEQLGIARSRDALASADLVLLLFDLAQGWSDDDQALFALIPEGVPCIRVGNKADLPLKADCVAGPLSSSVSLSVADVRFSAVTGEGQEDLVRAVLERCGGLSEQPLLLALNQRQSDLASTAAEALARSEQVAADGLPWDFWTIDLRQAIRSLGEITGEQLTESVLDRIFSRFCIGK, encoded by the coding sequence ATGTCTGGGATTGGGCCAGATCAGGCACTTTCGATCGCCGCGATCGCTACGGCTGTGGCACCGGGGCAGGGGGGCATCGCCGTGATTCGCTTGTCGGGTCCCAGTGCTGTGCGCGCCGCTGCTGCGATCACGGTGATTCCTGGTCAACAGCTGTGGGAGAGCCACCGGATTTTGTATGGCCATGTGGTGGCTGCCGGTGGTGTGGAACGGCTCGATGAGGTGCTGGTGCTCGTGATGTTGGCGCCGCGCAGTTTCACCGGGGAGGACGTGGTCGAAATTCACTGTCACGGCGGGGTGATCGCTGTGCAGCAGGTGCTGGCGCGCGTTTTGGAGCAGCCAGGAGTGCGACGGGCCCTGCCCGGTGAATTCAGCCAGCGGGCTGTGCTGAATGGCCGTCTTGATCTCACCCGGGCGGAGGCGATTGGTGATCTGGTGGGAGCGCGCAGCCAGCGGGCAGCGCAGCTGGCGATGGCGGGTCTTGATGGCGGGATCCAGAAAAAAATGGTGGTCCTGCGGGAGCGCTTGCTCGATCAGCTCAGTGAGTTGGAGGCCCGTGTGGACTTTGAAGAGGATCTTCCCCCTTTGGATGGTGAGGCGCTTCTGCAGGAGTTGCAGGCTGTGCGGATGGAGTTGAACACGCTGGTGGCTGATGGCGAGCGGGGATCAGTTGTGCGCCATGGATTGAGGGTGGCGCTGGTGGGCCGGCCCAACGTGGGGAAGAGCTCCATGCTCAACCTGTTAAGTCGTCGGGAGCGGGCGATCGTGACCGACTGGCCAGGCACCACAAGAGATTTGCTGGAAAGTGAGATCGTGATGGATGGTGTACCGATCACCCTGCTCGACACTGCAGGGATCAGGGCCACCCATGATGCCGTGGAACAGTTGGGGATTGCCCGCAGCCGCGATGCCCTGGCCAGTGCCGACCTGGTGCTGCTGTTGTTTGATCTCGCCCAGGGGTGGTCGGATGACGATCAGGCCTTGTTTGCCCTGATCCCTGAGGGAGTTCCCTGCATACGGGTGGGTAACAAAGCCGACCTTCCTCTCAAGGCTGATTGCGTTGCTGGGCCTCTTTCCTCGTCGGTTTCCCTATCGGTTGCCGATGTGCGCTTCAGCGCCGTCACTGGAGAGGGGCAGGAGGATCTCGTCCGTGCGGTGTTGGAGCGTTGTGGAGGCTTGAGCGAGCAGCCCTTGCTCTTGGCCTTGAATCAGCGTCAGTCCGATCTGGCGTCCACTGCGGCTGAGGCCCTGGCCCGCAGTGAGCAGGTGGCGGCCGATGGCCTTCCTTGGGATTTTTGGACGATTGACTTGCGTCAGGCGATTCGCAGCCTGGGTGAGATCACCGGTGAGCAACTCACGGAATCGGTGTTGGATCGGATCTTTTCTCGCTTCTGCATCGGCAAGTGA
- a CDS encoding DUF2062 domain-containing protein — MKRLRNKFQRRLNRWLQWIWRQEGTAGQRARGLAAGVFCGCFPFFGFQTLLGIGLASLVRGNHLLAAAGTWISNPFTYVPLFWFNYRLGAMILGEGAGWPGLNNLNQELLATAGWDVMSRLLLGSSLTGTVFGGLSWWLTLHCLQPKRTGNRNPHRRERVQR; from the coding sequence ATGAAGCGGTTGCGGAACAAATTTCAGCGACGCTTAAACCGATGGCTGCAGTGGATCTGGCGGCAGGAGGGAACGGCAGGCCAACGCGCCCGCGGACTAGCCGCAGGGGTGTTTTGTGGCTGCTTTCCCTTTTTTGGATTTCAAACCCTGCTGGGAATTGGCTTGGCAAGCCTGGTACGCGGCAACCATCTGCTGGCCGCCGCAGGCACCTGGATCAGCAATCCATTCACCTATGTGCCGCTGTTTTGGTTCAACTACCGCCTAGGGGCCATGATCCTCGGGGAAGGCGCTGGCTGGCCGGGGCTCAACAATCTCAATCAAGAGCTGCTCGCCACGGCGGGGTGGGATGTGATGAGCCGGCTTTTGCTTGGCTCCAGCCTGACTGGAACAGTGTTTGGTGGCCTGAGCTGGTGGCTCACCCTTCATTGCCTGCAACCCAAAAGAACTGGCAACCGCAACCCTCATCGTCGCGAGCGCGTCCAAAGGTAA
- a CDS encoding YdiU family protein — MSLPFEPSIEGLGESYWDVVEAAVFPRTQLRFRNNALLRQLGLEPEAVSDPDFEGAYGRFEERVPLLALRYHGYQFGTYNPQLGDGRGFLYGQLRDRTGLLQDLGSKGSGTTPWSRGGDGRLTLKGGVREVIASEALHRLGVTTSRTLSLIETGEDLWRGDEPSPTRSAVMVRMARTHLRFGSCERLLYLRDPQGLERLLRHVVAEYYPDVAAAHPAPDGDRPALEHQLLAFYGELVERVARLAAEWMAAGFVHGVLNTDNMSLVGESFDYGPFAFLDRWDPSFTAAYFDQTGLYSYGRQPAICRKNLQLLQNPLAMLLARSPMEQSLEQYASTYQNHFRFCLLRRLGLTPNPEVDSDDRLVSATLDLIASWPVAYGDFFAGLASTIQSAGLPQEPDGLPVVLSDGEAPSREVWQAWRDAWWWQTQASEARGAARAASEPEASVSERLRRWNLSQTPTRPVIESLWEPIDQEDDWLPLGTWIASVMKA; from the coding sequence TTGTCCCTGCCGTTCGAACCCTCCATCGAGGGTTTGGGTGAGTCGTATTGGGATGTGGTGGAGGCGGCGGTGTTCCCGAGAACGCAGTTGCGCTTTCGCAACAACGCCCTGTTGCGTCAGCTGGGGTTGGAGCCAGAGGCTGTGTCGGATCCAGACTTCGAGGGAGCCTATGGCCGTTTTGAAGAGCGTGTGCCCCTGCTTGCTCTGCGCTATCACGGCTACCAGTTCGGCACCTACAACCCCCAGCTTGGAGATGGCCGCGGCTTTCTCTATGGCCAACTGCGCGATCGAACCGGTTTGCTTCAAGACCTCGGCAGCAAGGGGAGTGGCACCACCCCTTGGAGTCGTGGTGGGGATGGACGCCTCACCTTGAAAGGAGGGGTGCGTGAAGTGATCGCCTCCGAGGCGTTGCATCGTCTTGGTGTGACCACGAGCCGTACGTTGTCGTTGATCGAAACCGGTGAGGACCTTTGGCGTGGTGACGAACCATCGCCGACGCGGAGTGCGGTGATGGTTCGGATGGCACGGACCCATCTGCGTTTCGGGAGCTGTGAACGGCTGCTTTATTTGCGTGACCCCCAGGGGTTGGAGCGCTTGCTCCGCCATGTGGTGGCGGAGTATTACCCCGATGTGGCGGCAGCCCATCCAGCCCCTGATGGCGATCGCCCGGCTTTGGAGCATCAGCTTCTCGCCTTCTATGGAGAGTTGGTGGAGCGGGTAGCTCGCTTGGCCGCTGAGTGGATGGCAGCAGGGTTTGTGCATGGCGTGCTCAATACCGACAACATGTCACTCGTTGGTGAAAGCTTTGATTACGGACCGTTTGCATTTTTAGATCGCTGGGATCCGAGTTTTACGGCGGCCTATTTCGATCAGACCGGGCTGTATTCCTATGGACGCCAGCCAGCGATCTGCCGAAAGAATTTGCAGCTTCTCCAAAACCCTTTGGCGATGTTGCTCGCTCGGTCGCCGATGGAGCAGTCGCTTGAGCAGTATGCAAGCACCTATCAAAATCACTTTCGCTTCTGTTTGCTGAGGCGATTGGGATTGACCCCCAATCCTGAGGTGGACAGTGATGATCGCCTGGTGAGCGCAACGCTGGATCTAATCGCGAGCTGGCCCGTTGCTTATGGAGACTTTTTTGCTGGTCTCGCTTCGACGATTCAATCCGCTGGTTTGCCCCAAGAGCCTGACGGCTTGCCTGTTGTCTTGAGCGATGGAGAAGCACCTAGCAGGGAGGTGTGGCAAGCCTGGCGCGATGCCTGGTGGTGGCAGACCCAGGCCAGCGAGGCACGAGGAGCGGCACGAGCAGCATCTGAGCCAGAAGCCTCGGTGTCGGAACGCTTGAGGCGCTGGAACTTGAGCCAGACACCCACCCGCCCCGTGATCGAATCGCTTTGGGAGCCGATTGATCAAGAAGATGATTGGCTGCCTCTTGGAACGTGGATTGCCTCTGTGATGAAGGCCTGA
- a CDS encoding bifunctional (p)ppGpp synthetase/guanosine-3',5'-bis(diphosphate) 3'-pyrophosphohydrolase has translation MLNATSAPDPSQTQSGSTPAACGLTALRERPARSPDDYGIELPEWLKQCLTHVPPGIGHSCPTDPEALLAAAFDFAFQLHEGQFRASGDPYIVHPVAVADLLRDIGASASVIAVGFLHDVVEDTDVTPDQLESHFGPEVRELVEGVTKLGGLHFTNRTEAQAENLRKMFLAMASDIRVVLVKLADRLHNMRTLGALKEEKRQRIARETREIYAPLANRLGIGRFKWELEDLSFKLLEPEAFREMQQEVSTKRSEREDRLSVTVQLLCGRLAAVGLDNCEVSGRPKHLYGIWTKMQRQQKEFHEIYDVAALRILAPNVESCYRALAVVHDTFRPIPGRFKDYIGLPKPNGYQSLHTAVIGRHRPIEVQIRTWEMHQVSEFGIAAHWKYKEGGSPATGGDTERFNWLRQLVDWQQEGGSDDHNDYLASIKEDLFDEEVFVFTPKGDVVGLRKGSTAVDFAFRIHSEVGNHCHGVRINDRLVPLSTPLQNGDFIDILTTKSAHPSLDWLNFVATPTARNRIRQWYKRSHRDETIDRGKALLERELGRSGFDALLGSEAMRRVAERCNLQTTEDLLAGLGFGALTLHQVLNRLREEIRLQTAAVEAPLSNEEVAKQLLKQSEHTPHREVPSAGAAAILGVEGLDHRLGGCCSPLPGEPILGAVALGNHGITIHRQDCANLEAIPTERRLPVRWNPSLQEAGSRFPAQLRIEVIDRVGILKDILMRLSDGSINVSDAQVRTAYGKPARIDLMVELGSSAQLQRTMDQIRSMADVIDIARTGQS, from the coding sequence ATGCTCAACGCAACCTCTGCACCGGATCCCTCCCAGACTCAGTCTGGATCGACTCCTGCGGCCTGCGGTTTAACGGCATTGCGTGAACGTCCCGCTCGCTCGCCGGATGACTACGGCATCGAGCTTCCCGAGTGGTTGAAGCAATGTTTGACGCACGTTCCTCCTGGAATCGGACACAGTTGTCCAACCGATCCAGAGGCCCTCTTAGCGGCTGCCTTTGATTTTGCGTTTCAACTGCACGAGGGGCAGTTCCGCGCCAGCGGTGACCCTTACATCGTCCACCCGGTGGCCGTCGCGGATCTTTTGCGAGACATCGGTGCCAGTGCCAGCGTGATTGCAGTGGGCTTCCTCCATGACGTGGTGGAAGATACCGATGTCACCCCCGATCAGCTCGAAAGCCATTTTGGACCGGAGGTGCGTGAGTTGGTGGAGGGCGTTACCAAACTGGGCGGCCTGCATTTCACCAATCGCACGGAGGCGCAAGCCGAGAATCTGCGCAAGATGTTTTTGGCTATGGCCAGTGACATCCGGGTGGTGTTGGTGAAGCTGGCGGACCGTTTGCACAACATGCGCACGCTTGGGGCGCTCAAAGAGGAGAAACGGCAGCGCATCGCCAGGGAAACGCGTGAGATCTATGCCCCGCTGGCCAATCGCTTGGGGATTGGACGCTTCAAATGGGAACTGGAGGATCTCTCCTTCAAGTTGCTGGAGCCTGAGGCCTTCCGTGAAATGCAGCAGGAGGTTTCAACCAAGCGCAGTGAGCGGGAGGATCGCCTCTCGGTCACGGTTCAGTTGCTCTGCGGTCGCTTGGCTGCCGTGGGCCTCGACAACTGTGAGGTGAGTGGTCGTCCGAAACATCTCTATGGCATCTGGACAAAGATGCAGCGCCAGCAAAAGGAGTTTCACGAGATTTACGACGTGGCGGCGTTGAGGATCCTTGCGCCGAATGTTGAGAGCTGTTATCGCGCCCTCGCCGTTGTTCACGACACGTTCAGGCCGATCCCTGGCCGGTTCAAGGACTACATCGGGCTGCCGAAGCCCAATGGTTATCAATCCCTTCACACCGCTGTGATTGGTCGGCATCGTCCGATCGAGGTGCAGATCCGAACCTGGGAAATGCATCAAGTCTCGGAATTTGGCATTGCCGCACATTGGAAATACAAAGAGGGTGGATCCCCGGCCACCGGAGGGGATACCGAGCGTTTCAACTGGCTGCGTCAGCTGGTGGATTGGCAGCAGGAGGGGGGCTCGGATGATCACAACGACTACCTCGCGTCGATCAAGGAAGACCTCTTCGACGAGGAAGTGTTTGTGTTTACGCCGAAGGGCGATGTGGTGGGGCTTCGTAAGGGATCAACGGCCGTTGACTTTGCCTTTCGCATTCACTCCGAGGTGGGAAATCATTGCCATGGCGTGAGAATTAATGATCGGCTGGTGCCCTTGTCGACCCCGCTTCAAAATGGTGACTTCATTGATATTCTCACCACAAAAAGTGCCCATCCAAGTTTGGATTGGCTCAATTTTGTAGCCACGCCAACCGCACGAAATCGTATTCGTCAGTGGTACAAACGTAGCCATCGTGATGAGACGATCGATCGCGGCAAAGCGTTGCTTGAGCGCGAGCTGGGACGCAGTGGTTTTGATGCCTTGCTGGGCAGTGAAGCGATGCGCAGGGTGGCTGAGCGTTGCAACCTGCAAACCACGGAAGATCTGCTGGCTGGTCTGGGCTTTGGGGCGTTAACGCTGCATCAGGTGCTCAATCGTTTGCGCGAAGAAATTCGCCTGCAAACGGCTGCGGTGGAGGCCCCCCTGAGCAATGAGGAGGTTGCCAAGCAACTGCTCAAGCAGTCCGAGCACACGCCCCATCGTGAGGTGCCGTCTGCGGGAGCGGCGGCCATCCTTGGGGTGGAGGGCTTGGATCATCGCCTTGGTGGTTGTTGTAGTCCGCTGCCAGGAGAGCCGATCCTGGGTGCTGTGGCCCTTGGTAATCACGGCATCACCATCCATCGTCAAGACTGCGCCAACCTGGAAGCGATCCCGACGGAACGTCGCTTACCGGTTCGTTGGAATCCATCGCTACAAGAAGCGGGATCGAGATTCCCTGCTCAATTGCGCATTGAGGTGATTGATCGCGTTGGCATTTTGAAGGACATCCTGATGCGTTTGTCCGATGGTTCGATCAATGTCAGTGATGCGCAGGTGAGAACGGCCTACGGCAAGCCGGCTCGGATCGATTTGATGGTGGAGCTTGGGAGTTCAGCGCAGCTGCAGCGCACGATGGACCAGATCCGCTCGATGGCCGATGTGATCGACATCGCCCGAACTGGCCAGAGTTGA
- a CDS encoding ABC transporter ATP-binding protein → MPNAPGTVLSLNQLRLRYPGSPSWTLDGLDLSLQSGDRLALVGPSGCGKSTVARAALQLLPPGSCCEGDLLLNGQDPRQLSRPALRALRGEAVGLVFQDPMTRLNPLMTVGGHLLDTLAAHRPGMGHHERKDRAESLLEQVGIGAERFQAYPHEFSGGMRQRLAIALAIALAPPLVIADEPTTSLDVAVAGQVMAVLRNLCEELGSALLLITHDLAMANRWCEDMAVLDGGRLVEQNSSDQVLTHPQSEIAKRLVSAARAREGGDTPETPDGTPVLQVEGLRCWHNLGGPPWSPNWLKAVDGVSFSLQSGESLGVVGGSGCGKSTLCRALMGLTPIRGGDVWLQNQNLLQLRGSAERQARRTIQMVFQDPLACLNPALSVADAIADPLLIHGLASRAAARERARELLELVGLSPADHFQNRLPKQLSGGQQQRVAIARALALDPQVLICDESVSMLDAEIQAEVLALLRGLQHDLGLAMLFVTHDLSVASGFCHRVIVLDHGHVVEEGPGDRLLHQPQAAITRTLVEACPLLPTSTP, encoded by the coding sequence ATGCCCAACGCGCCAGGAACGGTTCTGTCGCTGAATCAGTTGCGTCTGCGCTACCCGGGAAGTCCGTCCTGGACGCTGGATGGATTGGATCTCAGCCTGCAATCGGGAGATCGCTTGGCACTCGTTGGTCCGTCTGGATGTGGGAAGAGCACCGTGGCAAGAGCGGCCTTGCAACTGCTGCCTCCGGGGAGCTGCTGCGAAGGAGATCTCCTACTGAATGGTCAAGATCCACGCCAACTGAGTCGGCCCGCCCTGCGCGCCCTGCGCGGGGAAGCGGTGGGCCTGGTGTTTCAAGACCCGATGACGCGGCTCAATCCATTGATGACCGTGGGCGGCCACCTCCTGGACACCTTGGCCGCTCACCGGCCAGGCATGGGGCATCACGAGCGGAAAGACCGCGCAGAAAGCTTGCTGGAACAGGTAGGCATCGGGGCCGAGCGCTTTCAGGCCTACCCCCACGAATTCAGTGGTGGCATGCGCCAGCGTTTAGCCATCGCCCTGGCCATTGCCCTGGCACCACCGCTGGTGATCGCCGACGAACCCACCACCAGCCTGGATGTGGCAGTGGCGGGGCAGGTGATGGCGGTGCTGCGCAATCTCTGCGAAGAGCTGGGCAGCGCCCTGCTGCTCATCACCCATGACTTGGCCATGGCCAACCGCTGGTGCGAAGACATGGCGGTGTTGGATGGGGGCCGTCTTGTGGAACAAAACAGCAGCGATCAGGTGCTGACCCATCCCCAATCCGAGATCGCCAAGCGGCTTGTTAGCGCCGCCAGGGCCAGAGAGGGAGGCGATACGCCGGAAACACCTGACGGCACCCCCGTCCTGCAGGTGGAAGGCTTGCGCTGTTGGCACAACCTCGGCGGACCGCCCTGGTCTCCCAACTGGCTGAAAGCGGTGGATGGCGTGAGCTTCAGCTTGCAATCCGGAGAATCACTGGGAGTGGTCGGCGGCTCTGGCTGCGGGAAAAGCACCCTGTGCCGGGCCTTGATGGGACTCACGCCCATTCGCGGGGGCGACGTTTGGCTGCAAAACCAGAACCTGCTGCAACTGCGCGGCAGCGCTGAACGCCAAGCACGACGCACCATTCAGATGGTGTTTCAAGACCCGCTGGCCTGTCTGAATCCAGCCCTCAGCGTTGCCGACGCCATCGCAGACCCCCTGCTGATCCATGGACTCGCCTCACGGGCAGCCGCTCGAGAACGGGCAAGGGAGCTCCTGGAGCTGGTGGGACTATCACCAGCGGATCATTTTCAAAATCGACTGCCCAAGCAACTCTCTGGTGGCCAGCAGCAACGCGTCGCCATTGCACGCGCCCTGGCCTTAGACCCGCAGGTGCTGATCTGCGACGAAAGCGTGAGCATGCTCGATGCGGAGATCCAAGCCGAAGTCCTGGCACTGCTCAGAGGTCTGCAGCATGACCTCGGCCTGGCGATGCTTTTTGTGACCCATGACCTCTCGGTGGCGAGCGGCTTCTGCCACCGCGTGATCGTGCTCGATCACGGGCATGTGGTGGAAGAAGGCCCCGGAGATCGGTTGCTCCATCAACCGCAAGCGGCCATTACCCGCACCTTGGTGGAAGCCTGTCCACTGCTGCCAACCAGCACCCCATGA
- a CDS encoding response regulator transcription factor — MSSGQHPLSDAKRVLRIKALVHDIDVVVCMYPYTFMFQQLAKVIGMDSAKSRHFLSARHEALSVLKQAQAPHLVLISDQLNDGSGLDLLRDIKRLDPDHRCIVVLNQNSVNAQRLARQLHADACIDENSLQERTGALIKALEAVQQGKTYTDPRLQDLKPSVHPADGQPLSERQQEILHWVAEGLSNREIGLQLNITPNTVRDHLSEVMRRLEVSNRASAVSTAFRLGLLP, encoded by the coding sequence ATGAGCAGCGGCCAGCATCCTCTCAGTGATGCCAAAAGGGTCTTACGCATCAAGGCACTCGTCCATGACATCGACGTCGTGGTGTGCATGTACCCATACACCTTCATGTTCCAGCAGCTGGCCAAGGTGATTGGGATGGACAGCGCGAAAAGCAGACATTTTCTTTCAGCAAGACACGAGGCCCTGAGCGTTCTCAAGCAAGCCCAGGCTCCCCATCTGGTTTTGATCTCTGATCAGCTGAATGATGGATCTGGACTCGATCTCCTCCGAGACATCAAACGCTTGGATCCTGATCATCGCTGCATCGTGGTGCTCAACCAAAACAGCGTGAACGCCCAACGCCTGGCTCGACAGCTCCATGCGGACGCCTGCATTGATGAAAACAGCCTCCAAGAACGCACGGGTGCGCTGATCAAAGCGCTTGAGGCGGTTCAACAAGGCAAGACCTACACGGATCCAAGACTTCAAGACCTCAAGCCGTCCGTCCACCCCGCTGATGGCCAGCCACTCTCGGAGCGCCAGCAGGAAATTTTGCACTGGGTGGCAGAAGGCCTCAGCAATCGTGAAATTGGCCTCCAACTCAACATCACGCCCAACACCGTTCGCGATCACCTGAGTGAAGTGATGCGACGCCTTGAAGTCTCCAATCGGGCCAGCGCTGTCTCAACAGCCTTCCGTCTGGGTTTGCTGCCTTAA
- a CDS encoding cellulose binding domain-containing protein: MPSTHSLRASISGDRWWGGFTAEITLTNTSTQDLSSWSYSFDSPHLINTAPWGAEISAVLLDNGLTRYTLTGKDWGEKIPAGESITIGFNGTQGTDLGNEGELSAAMLFGSDSAEAVISQVSEVSSESSATTTNPGLEPVLETPPMTSPMESTMASPMSEHGMGDHEMPHGSSSGDYIDISTWGSFHGSNHNSEHNELVGGRTAITTEAMVAYNGLRAFAGLDVVEIEAVGEWAFAQGLTNNSQAWGDDTKGVGLWFAMQGAKVGWIADASYDPQILADIQRTARLGSSGDVMQMVEQFGHEGFATYLTTNQLEEHFINTLKMEPHYGGWMHARTHGFLSIEGVAIAHDIHHLTVLGWDQNEPFMNDTFDWPQWPALDVSDNTVINYYQGIVELGDPLSENLNNLSGTTPLIVSTDSNSSLNPSPSDPGTVQPDPLTGSPLEIQVSGDLWEGGFTASLNVTNQSNQSTDDWGVSFISTHQFYGESWGVDVSTQELGDGLYRYELTGADWAQSLAAGQSMTVGFNALSGEDLSGDSSLTSELLMAPGTELALL; encoded by the coding sequence ATGCCATCCACACATTCCCTGCGAGCCTCCATCAGCGGTGATCGCTGGTGGGGAGGCTTCACAGCTGAGATAACGCTTACCAACACATCCACACAAGATCTTTCGAGCTGGAGCTACAGCTTTGATAGCCCCCACCTCATCAACACCGCTCCTTGGGGAGCCGAGATCAGTGCTGTTCTTCTCGACAACGGCCTCACCCGCTACACCCTGACGGGAAAAGACTGGGGAGAAAAGATTCCAGCTGGAGAGTCGATCACCATTGGATTCAATGGAACCCAAGGCACAGATCTAGGCAATGAAGGGGAACTGTCTGCGGCCATGCTCTTCGGCTCAGATAGCGCGGAAGCCGTGATATCTCAGGTAAGTGAAGTGAGCTCTGAGAGTTCTGCCACGACGACTAATCCAGGGCTTGAACCAGTTCTTGAAACACCTCCGATGACGTCACCGATGGAGTCAACCATGGCGTCACCGATGTCGGAGCACGGCATGGGAGATCACGAGATGCCCCATGGTTCCAGTTCTGGGGATTACATCGACATCAGCACCTGGGGTTCGTTTCATGGCTCCAATCACAACTCCGAGCACAACGAACTCGTCGGTGGGCGAACAGCGATCACGACAGAAGCGATGGTTGCCTACAACGGCTTGCGTGCCTTTGCGGGCCTGGATGTTGTTGAGATTGAGGCGGTTGGTGAGTGGGCATTCGCCCAGGGTCTGACGAACAACTCCCAGGCTTGGGGTGATGACACCAAAGGGGTTGGACTTTGGTTTGCCATGCAGGGAGCCAAGGTGGGCTGGATCGCCGATGCGTCTTACGACCCGCAAATTCTGGCCGACATTCAACGCACGGCCCGGTTGGGCAGCAGTGGCGACGTCATGCAGATGGTTGAACAGTTTGGCCATGAAGGATTTGCCACTTATCTAACAACCAATCAACTCGAAGAACATTTCATCAATACCCTCAAGATGGAGCCGCATTATGGCGGCTGGATGCATGCCAGAACCCATGGCTTTCTTAGCATCGAAGGGGTGGCTATTGCCCACGATATTCATCATTTAACAGTTTTGGGATGGGATCAAAACGAACCCTTTATGAATGACACCTTTGACTGGCCTCAGTGGCCGGCCCTCGATGTCAGCGACAACACTGTGATCAACTATTACCAAGGCATTGTTGAGCTGGGAGATCCACTCTCAGAGAACCTAAACAATCTTTCTGGAACCACACCACTGATTGTCTCAACCGATTCAAATTCTTCCCTTAACCCCTCACCCTCTGATCCCGGAACTGTGCAACCGGATCCTCTCACTGGCTCTCCCCTGGAGATTCAGGTGAGTGGTGATCTTTGGGAGGGTGGCTTCACCGCCTCACTGAACGTGACCAATCAAAGCAATCAATCAACCGACGATTGGGGGGTGAGTTTCATCAGCACGCATCAATTTTACGGAGAATCTTGGGGGGTTGATGTCTCTACGCAAGAGCTTGGAGACGGCCTTTACCGCTACGAGCTCACAGGGGCTGATTGGGCGCAATCGCTCGCCGCTGGGCAAAGCATGACGGTGGGGTTCAATGCGTTGAGCGGAGAGGACCTCAGCGGGGATTCGTCTCTCACATCCGAACTGCTGATGGCCCCTGGCACAGAGCTCGCGCTCCTTTAA
- a CDS encoding RluA family pseudouridine synthase, with product MSGQGQGFERPPLPEEVFTDGFGEGEGELVTLTYSKPLPMRLDRWLVSQRSEQSRSRIQKFIDAGYVRVNGKTGKAKTPLRNGDQVQLWMPPPEPLPYLKPEPMELDVLFEDEHLIVINKPAGLTVHPAPGNKDGTLVNGLLHHCQDLPGISGKLRPGVVHRLDKDTTGCIVVAKSQEALVRLQAQIQQRIASREYLAVVHGVPHGESGTILGAIGRHPVDRKKYAVVSDESGRYARTHWTLQERLGDYSLLRFKLDTGRTHQIRVHCAHINHPVVGDITYSRCRKLPVELPGQALHAFQLGLDHPITKERMLFEAPTPPVMEKLLNVLRRRSN from the coding sequence TTGAGCGGACAGGGCCAAGGGTTTGAGCGCCCCCCTTTGCCTGAGGAAGTGTTCACGGATGGATTCGGAGAGGGGGAAGGAGAACTCGTCACCCTTACGTATTCCAAACCACTTCCGATGCGTTTGGACCGCTGGCTCGTGAGTCAGCGGTCTGAGCAAAGTCGGTCTCGGATTCAAAAGTTCATTGATGCCGGTTACGTGCGCGTGAATGGCAAGACGGGGAAGGCCAAAACCCCCTTGCGCAACGGAGATCAAGTGCAGCTCTGGATGCCACCGCCAGAGCCGCTTCCCTACCTCAAGCCCGAGCCGATGGAGCTCGATGTGCTGTTTGAAGACGAGCACTTGATTGTGATCAACAAGCCGGCTGGACTCACGGTGCACCCGGCTCCTGGGAATAAGGATGGAACCCTGGTGAATGGTCTCCTGCATCACTGCCAGGACTTGCCGGGAATCAGCGGCAAATTACGGCCTGGGGTGGTCCATCGCCTCGATAAAGACACAACGGGCTGCATCGTGGTGGCGAAATCCCAGGAGGCGTTGGTGCGTCTGCAGGCGCAGATCCAACAAAGGATTGCTTCCCGCGAGTACTTGGCTGTGGTGCATGGGGTGCCACATGGAGAGTCGGGAACGATCCTTGGAGCGATTGGCCGTCATCCTGTGGATCGCAAAAAATATGCGGTGGTGAGTGATGAAAGCGGTCGCTACGCCCGCACGCACTGGACCCTCCAAGAGCGGCTTGGCGATTACTCCCTGTTGCGCTTCAAGCTCGATACGGGACGCACGCACCAGATCCGCGTGCATTGCGCCCACATCAATCATCCCGTGGTGGGAGATATCACCTATAGCCGTTGCAGGAAACTGCCGGTGGAGCTTCCTGGGCAAGCCCTGCATGCCTTCCAGTTGGGCCTCGATCATCCGATTACGAAAGAGCGGATGTTGTTTGAAGCCCCAACGCCTCCTGTGATGGAGAAACTGTTGAACGTGCTGCGGAGAAGGAGCAATTAG